A section of the Thunnus albacares chromosome 6, fThuAlb1.1, whole genome shotgun sequence genome encodes:
- the fxyd6 gene encoding FXYD domain-containing ion transport regulator 6 isoform X2: METILLFLSSLLVCVADGKEKVENPFVYDYESLRICGLALAVVLFTLGILLILSRRCRCSLSQKPRAPGDEEAQEENLIVSKAAVAAKEAPAEN; encoded by the exons ATGGAAACTATTttgctcttcctctcttcaCTCCTGGTGTGTGTGGCTG atgGCAAGGAGAAAGTTGAAAATCCATTCGTCTATG ACTATGAGAGCCTGAGGATTTGTGGATTGGCATTAGCTGTGGTGCTGTTCACACTGGGCATTCTTCTCATCCTCA GTCGGCGATGCCGTTGCAGTCTCAGCCAGAAGCCCAG GGCCCCCGGAGATGAGGAGGCACAGGAGGAGAACCTGATTGTCTCTAAGG CTGCAGTGGCCGCCAAAGAGGCTCCAGCAGAGAACTGA
- the fxyd6 gene encoding FXYD domain-containing ion transport regulator 6 isoform X1: METILLFLSSLLVCVAAVADPSAQDGKEKVENPFVYDYESLRICGLALAVVLFTLGILLILSRRCRCSLSQKPRAPGDEEAQEENLIVSKAAVAAKEAPAEN; this comes from the exons ATGGAAACTATTttgctcttcctctcttcaCTCCTGGTGTGTGTGGCTG CTGTAGCAGATCCCAGTGCACAGG atgGCAAGGAGAAAGTTGAAAATCCATTCGTCTATG ACTATGAGAGCCTGAGGATTTGTGGATTGGCATTAGCTGTGGTGCTGTTCACACTGGGCATTCTTCTCATCCTCA GTCGGCGATGCCGTTGCAGTCTCAGCCAGAAGCCCAG GGCCCCCGGAGATGAGGAGGCACAGGAGGAGAACCTGATTGTCTCTAAGG CTGCAGTGGCCGCCAAAGAGGCTCCAGCAGAGAACTGA